Proteins encoded together in one Fimbriiglobus ruber window:
- a CDS encoding type II secretion system protein codes for MRLYPRPTPRPGFTLIELLVVIAIIAILSALTTAAVQRVRIVAKRAAAVSEINQLATSATAFKNDFGNYPPSNITIPHKVPPGVTSQEDAGYMLLLKYFPRWQVQVGTQTLTASNALQTFPGQTFAQPNTAVGIQFMSYNSITQTLAPFAAGGGTLDGNQCLVFFLGGPNLTGFDPAGPYPPSGTTRKGPYYDFQPNRLTTNNATNTMVWADDPWGSPYAYFASTGNSYLPTLQFPLPSPFGPGTWNGTTVVPYSTPTKPVNPNGIQIISAGANGTNTSTGAKGFGPGGAWIPGSAPYTAGTAGEDDLGNFNSGFQLGASGN; via the coding sequence ATGCGTCTGTACCCGAGGCCGACCCCGCGACCGGGGTTTACGCTGATCGAGTTGCTGGTGGTGATCGCGATCATCGCGATCCTGTCCGCCCTGACGACGGCCGCCGTCCAGCGCGTCCGCATCGTCGCGAAGCGCGCGGCGGCGGTCAGCGAGATTAATCAGCTCGCGACCAGTGCGACCGCCTTCAAGAATGATTTTGGGAACTATCCGCCGAGCAATATCACCATTCCGCATAAGGTTCCACCGGGTGTTACCTCACAAGAAGACGCCGGGTACATGCTATTGTTGAAGTATTTTCCTCGGTGGCAGGTCCAGGTCGGTACACAAACGCTCACGGCGTCGAATGCCTTGCAAACTTTTCCCGGTCAAACATTCGCGCAACCAAACACGGCGGTCGGCATTCAATTCATGTCTTATAACTCGATAACCCAAACGCTCGCGCCGTTTGCCGCAGGCGGGGGTACGTTAGACGGCAATCAGTGTCTGGTTTTTTTCCTCGGCGGCCCGAATTTAACGGGATTCGATCCCGCCGGTCCGTATCCACCAAGTGGCACCACTCGAAAAGGTCCGTATTACGATTTCCAACCGAATCGTCTGACGACAAATAATGCTACCAACACCATGGTTTGGGCAGATGATCCTTGGGGAAGCCCTTACGCGTATTTCGCCTCCACTGGCAATAGTTACCTGCCTACTCTCCAGTTCCCGCTACCGAGTCCGTTCGGCCCCGGCACGTGGAACGGGACGACTGTCGTGCCTTACTCGACGCCGACTAAACCCGTAAACCCGAATGGGATTCAAATCATTTCGGCTGGCGCGAACGGGACCAACACTTCGACTGGAGCGAAAGGATTCGGCCCGGGCGGGGCTTGGATTCCCGGGTCTGCGCCTTATACGGCCGGTACCGCAGGTGAAGACGACCTGGGGAATTTCAACAGCGGATTCCAACTCGGGGCAAGTGGTAACTAA
- a CDS encoding type II secretion system F family protein: protein MPTFKFEALDTSGAEVKDSVDAGNEEEASQKIKAMGYFVTKLTAVQGKAAAKKKKKTGKSRKTFVMGGVSQKKLTIFTRQFSTLQDAGLPVLRSLRILEKQMKPSALKNSLIDVVDDVESGMTLSEALGKHPKTFDRLYVNMVRAGEAGGALEIILQRLAEFKEKAASLKAKIIGAMIYPLVVIFVAVSILTFIMVMIIPKFKKIFDEFGLQLPTATKTLIGISNWTAAYWYFIPLFPLGIYLLLKLIRLTRAGNYALDRITLWIPIVGGLVEKTIVARTMRTLGTLIASGVPILEALSIVKDTANNAVFERMFIRVLESIREGNTIADPLREARLVDDMVVNMVEVGEETGDLDTMLYKVADFYDEEVDNLVKSLISLLEPIMIVFLGGAIGGIVISLFLPMIKLLEGLSK from the coding sequence ATGCCGACGTTTAAATTTGAAGCGCTGGACACCTCGGGGGCCGAGGTCAAGGACTCGGTCGACGCGGGGAACGAGGAAGAAGCCTCCCAGAAGATCAAGGCGATGGGCTACTTCGTCACCAAGCTCACCGCCGTCCAGGGCAAGGCCGCCGCGAAGAAGAAGAAGAAGACCGGGAAGTCCCGCAAGACGTTCGTCATGGGCGGCGTGTCGCAGAAGAAGCTGACCATCTTCACGCGGCAGTTCTCGACCCTCCAGGACGCCGGCCTGCCGGTCCTCCGCAGCCTGCGCATCCTCGAAAAGCAGATGAAGCCGAGCGCCCTCAAGAACTCGCTCATCGATGTGGTCGACGACGTCGAGTCCGGCATGACGCTGTCCGAGGCCCTGGGCAAGCACCCCAAGACGTTCGACCGCCTGTACGTCAACATGGTCCGGGCCGGGGAGGCCGGCGGGGCCCTGGAAATCATTCTCCAGCGCCTGGCCGAGTTCAAGGAGAAGGCGGCCAGCTTGAAGGCCAAGATCATCGGGGCGATGATTTACCCGTTGGTGGTCATCTTCGTCGCGGTGTCGATCTTGACCTTCATCATGGTCATGATCATCCCGAAGTTTAAGAAGATCTTCGACGAGTTCGGCCTCCAGCTCCCGACCGCCACCAAGACGCTCATCGGCATCTCGAACTGGACGGCCGCGTACTGGTACTTCATCCCGCTCTTCCCGCTCGGGATCTACCTCCTGCTGAAGCTGATCCGCCTGACGCGAGCGGGGAACTACGCGCTCGACCGGATCACGCTCTGGATCCCGATCGTCGGCGGCCTGGTCGAGAAAACGATCGTGGCCCGGACGATGCGGACCCTCGGCACCCTGATCGCCTCCGGCGTGCCCATCCTGGAGGCGTTGAGCATCGTGAAGGACACCGCAAACAACGCGGTTTTCGAGCGGATGTTCATACGCGTTCTAGAGTCCATCCGCGAGGGGAACACGATCGCCGACCCGCTCCGGGAGGCCCGCCTCGTGGACGACATGGTGGTGAACATGGTCGAGGTCGGCGAGGAGACCGGCGACCTGGACACCATGCTTTACAAGGTGGCCGACTTCTACGACGAGGAAGTGGACAACCTGGTCAAGTCGCTGATCAGTTTGTTGGAGCCGATCATGATCGTGTTCCTGGGGGGTGCGATCGGCGGGATCGTGATCTCGCTGTTCCTCCCGATGATCAAGTTGCTCGAAGGTCTGAGTAAATAA
- a CDS encoding GspE/PulE family protein has product MASRSGDRAGLIPFLVLRTTDLRFPATGTNTPSFPVEPLSILKTPSGQNDGDPPDQRPEEAGRPTPTRRPQAYGPRRAQAPAPGQPAAGVKPGVPGQPTPGAKPGVPGQPGVRPAAPGQPGAQKPGVPGQPQPGAPKPGVPGQPGAKPAVPGQPGAQKPGAPKPGAPAAGGTKPPAPTGTKPPAEPPARKPASTKNRLQHVDSNSRLLGQKLVDLGFVDDAQLDSMYEDMRTGETKLEDIAIQRGLVTDEQLLTARAEAHGMKVATLEDLVPQPEAIKIVPKNMAELYKLVPVSFESDTLTVAMADPNNLQALDDIRNFLGVRQVSAVLSPQKALDAFMQKAYGGAGGADGAPEESITSIIAALEADSELGAKAGKRETSIDLDDLEEMANSAPVRKLINMVLLMAIRDKASDIHFEPFEEEYKMRYKCDGVLLEMVPPPRHLANAISSRIKVMSNLDIAERRVPQDGRIELNLGGNRIDMRVSVLPTMFGESVVIRVLDSGSVGLSLDRVGMPPHLLAQFRQVIHKPNGIALVTGPTGSGKTTTLYSALSELNDIETKIITTEDPVEYEIDGLIQCPINSEIDMTFANALRAILRQDPDIVLVGEMRDLETAQIAIQASLTGHLVFSTLHTNDAPSSITRLRDMGVEPFLITATVEAIQAQRLVRRVCVHCKTPYEPTRDQVMELNLTMDEVKGRKFFFGEGCDKCNNNGFKGRTGLYELMIINDDLRDMISRGASTDQLRVYLRNQGVPSLRDCGLLALYNGVTTLDEVVRETVLDEA; this is encoded by the coding sequence ATGGCGTCCCGCTCGGGCGACCGGGCGGGATTGATTCCATTTCTGGTACTTCGGACGACGGACCTGCGGTTCCCGGCAACAGGGACGAACACCCCGAGCTTCCCGGTCGAGCCGCTTTCAATCCTCAAGACACCGAGCGGACAGAACGATGGCGATCCCCCCGACCAACGACCCGAAGAAGCCGGCCGGCCAACCCCAACCCGGCGCCCCCAAGCCTACGGTCCCCGGCGCGCCCAAGCCCCCGCGCCCGGTCAACCGGCCGCCGGCGTGAAGCCCGGCGTCCCTGGCCAACCGACTCCTGGTGCGAAGCCCGGCGTCCCCGGCCAACCCGGCGTCAGGCCCGCAGCACCGGGTCAGCCCGGCGCACAGAAGCCCGGCGTCCCCGGTCAACCTCAACCGGGCGCGCCCAAACCCGGCGTACCCGGCCAACCCGGCGCCAAACCAGCCGTTCCTGGTCAACCCGGCGCACAGAAACCTGGTGCGCCGAAACCCGGTGCCCCGGCCGCTGGTGGCACCAAGCCCCCAGCCCCGACCGGGACGAAGCCCCCGGCCGAACCGCCCGCCAGAAAGCCCGCGTCGACGAAAAATCGGCTTCAACACGTCGACTCGAACAGCCGGCTCCTCGGCCAAAAGCTCGTTGACCTCGGCTTCGTCGACGACGCCCAGCTCGACTCGATGTACGAGGACATGCGGACCGGGGAGACCAAGCTCGAAGACATCGCGATTCAGCGCGGCCTCGTCACCGACGAGCAGCTCCTCACGGCCCGGGCCGAAGCGCACGGGATGAAGGTCGCCACGCTGGAAGACCTGGTGCCCCAGCCCGAGGCGATCAAGATCGTACCCAAGAACATGGCCGAGCTGTACAAGCTCGTGCCCGTGTCCTTCGAGAGCGACACCCTGACCGTGGCGATGGCCGACCCGAACAACCTGCAGGCCCTCGACGACATCCGCAACTTCCTCGGCGTCCGCCAGGTGTCCGCCGTCCTGTCGCCCCAGAAGGCGCTGGACGCCTTCATGCAGAAGGCGTATGGCGGGGCCGGCGGGGCCGACGGGGCGCCCGAGGAGTCGATCACCAGCATCATCGCGGCGCTCGAGGCCGACAGCGAACTTGGGGCCAAGGCGGGCAAGCGGGAAACCAGCATCGACCTGGACGACCTGGAGGAAATGGCCAACTCGGCCCCCGTCCGCAAGCTCATCAACATGGTGCTGTTGATGGCGATTCGCGACAAGGCGTCCGACATTCACTTCGAGCCGTTCGAAGAAGAATACAAGATGCGGTACAAGTGCGACGGCGTGCTCCTCGAGATGGTGCCGCCGCCCCGCCACCTCGCGAACGCCATCTCGTCCCGTATCAAGGTCATGTCGAACCTGGACATCGCCGAGCGGCGGGTGCCCCAGGACGGCCGGATCGAACTGAACCTCGGCGGCAACCGCATCGACATGCGGGTCAGCGTCCTCCCGACCATGTTCGGCGAGAGCGTCGTCATCCGGGTGCTGGACAGCGGCAGCGTCGGCCTGAGCCTCGACCGCGTCGGCATGCCGCCGCACCTGCTGGCCCAGTTCCGCCAGGTCATCCACAAGCCCAACGGCATCGCCCTCGTGACCGGCCCGACGGGGTCCGGCAAGACGACGACCCTGTACAGCGCGCTCAGCGAACTGAACGATATCGAGACCAAGATCATCACGACCGAAGACCCGGTCGAGTACGAAATCGACGGGCTCATCCAGTGCCCGATCAATTCCGAAATCGACATGACGTTCGCCAACGCCCTTCGGGCCATCCTCCGCCAAGACCCGGACATCGTCCTCGTCGGCGAAATGCGGGACCTGGAGACCGCCCAGATCGCCATCCAGGCGTCGCTCACCGGGCACCTCGTGTTCAGTACGCTGCACACGAACGACGCCCCGTCGTCGATCACCCGCTTGCGGGACATGGGCGTCGAGCCGTTCCTCATCACGGCCACCGTCGAGGCGATCCAGGCCCAGCGGCTCGTCCGCCGCGTCTGCGTCCACTGCAAGACGCCCTACGAGCCGACCCGCGACCAGGTCATGGAACTGAACCTGACGATGGACGAGGTGAAGGGCAGGAAGTTCTTCTTCGGCGAAGGCTGCGACAAGTGCAACAACAACGGCTTCAAGGGCCGGACCGGCCTGTACGAACTCATGATCATCAACGACGACCTCCGCGACATGATCAGCCGGGGAGCGTCGACCGACCAGCTCCGGGTCTACCTCCGCAACCAGGGCGTCCCGAGCCTCCGCGACTGCGGCTTGCTGGCCCTCTACAACGGCGTCACCACGCTGGACGAAGTCGTCCGCGAAACCGTCCTCGACGAAGCGTAA
- a CDS encoding type IV pilus twitching motility protein PilT produces the protein MATVAMEKLLSTVIQLKASDLHISVGQPPVVRHHGRMRKLEAKVLDSDDTASLMKSITPDRCQQELQQKGGADFAIEYVDGYRFRVAVFKQRGTIGMVLRRIPSQFLTFEQLRMPEAIRSLIVRPRGLLLVTGPTGSGKTTSLSSMINFINDNYDRHIITLEDPIEYYHKHKKCTVNQREIGVDVPDFKEGIRRALRMDPDVILVGEMRDLETIHAAIEAAETGHVVFGTLHTSGAASTVNRIIDVFPKDQQDQIRTQLSTALMGVLSQALLPKKPEGVIAAYEMMVVTPAIQNLIRENKVYRIDSSIQTGRKDGMFLLDESLFRMWKDDLCDKEEVLLKSSKPAELAAKISQAERGMLDDGDDDDEYEDDDDEDDDDEEDEKPRRGKK, from the coding sequence GTGGCAACTGTCGCAATGGAGAAGTTGCTGTCCACAGTGATTCAACTGAAGGCCAGCGACTTACACATCAGTGTCGGCCAACCCCCGGTGGTGCGGCACCACGGGCGGATGCGCAAGCTGGAAGCCAAAGTCCTCGACAGCGACGACACCGCTTCGCTCATGAAGTCGATCACGCCCGACCGCTGCCAGCAGGAACTGCAGCAAAAGGGGGGGGCGGACTTCGCGATCGAGTACGTCGACGGGTACCGGTTCCGGGTGGCCGTGTTCAAGCAGCGCGGCACGATCGGCATGGTCCTCCGCCGAATCCCGAGCCAGTTTTTGACGTTCGAGCAACTGCGGATGCCCGAGGCCATCCGCTCGCTGATCGTTCGCCCGCGGGGACTTTTGCTCGTGACCGGGCCGACCGGGTCCGGCAAAACGACCAGTCTGTCGTCGATGATTAACTTCATCAACGACAACTACGACCGCCACATCATCACGCTGGAAGACCCGATCGAGTATTACCACAAGCACAAGAAGTGTACGGTCAACCAGCGGGAGATCGGCGTCGACGTCCCGGACTTCAAAGAAGGTATCCGGCGGGCGTTGCGGATGGACCCGGACGTGATCCTGGTCGGCGAAATGCGGGACTTGGAAACGATCCACGCGGCGATCGAGGCCGCCGAAACGGGCCACGTCGTGTTCGGAACGCTCCACACGTCCGGTGCCGCGTCCACGGTTAACCGGATCATCGACGTGTTTCCCAAGGACCAACAGGACCAGATCCGCACGCAGCTGTCGACCGCGCTGATGGGTGTGTTGTCACAAGCATTGTTGCCCAAGAAGCCGGAAGGCGTGATCGCGGCCTACGAAATGATGGTCGTCACGCCAGCCATCCAGAACCTGATCCGGGAAAACAAGGTGTACCGGATCGACTCGTCGATCCAGACCGGCCGCAAAGACGGCATGTTTCTCCTCGACGAGTCGCTGTTCCGGATGTGGAAAGACGACCTCTGCGACAAGGAAGAAGTCCTCCTCAAGTCTTCGAAACCGGCCGAACTGGCAGCCAAGATCTCGCAAGCCGAACGTGGGATGCTGGACGACGGCGACGACGACGACGAATACGAGGACGATGATGACGAGGACGATGACGACGAGGAGGACGAAAAGCCTCGTCGCGGCAAGAAATAA
- a CDS encoding prepilin-type N-terminal cleavage/methylation domain-containing protein, protein MQVVRHARRGGFTLIELLVVISLIAALAALSAGAFFRVRNAQQTQATNATLNKLHSLMDMRWKAIIDQARNDMNKGKIPPLIMTFAANDLDRARSIWTYMLLTNEFPTTFDEATTPVFVNGAFLPPRTVFAQLPASNATKLTTLATAPLAPGQLESALAFQSAACFYVAISATGNRGNAADSDGTTNQARDYTDPVTGATARVFVDSFGTPIGFFRMSYAPELNFSPYTTALGGKILSNDPLDPLGRLPGTWANTTTAGNTLSNGTIFWSSVAGYHIFLTTPSSITGNMPWAPRNTPGEVPPVYPGSVNWVPTLVSAGMDRTWNDNGTLGFFGGDNIVSFRLRRQGARGDF, encoded by the coding sequence ATGCAGGTTGTCCGACACGCCCGCCGCGGCGGGTTTACGCTGATCGAACTGTTGGTCGTGATCTCCCTGATCGCGGCTCTCGCGGCCCTCTCAGCGGGCGCGTTCTTCCGCGTTCGTAATGCCCAACAGACGCAGGCAACGAACGCAACCCTGAACAAGTTGCACAGCCTGATGGATATGAGATGGAAGGCCATCATCGATCAGGCCCGCAATGACATGAACAAGGGAAAAATTCCACCCCTCATCATGACGTTTGCTGCCAACGATCTCGATCGAGCGAGGTCGATTTGGACATACATGTTGCTGACCAATGAATTCCCGACGACGTTCGATGAGGCCACTACCCCCGTTTTCGTGAACGGGGCGTTCCTACCTCCGCGAACGGTCTTCGCGCAGTTGCCGGCCAGCAACGCGACCAAGTTGACGACCCTCGCAACTGCCCCCCTTGCGCCGGGTCAGCTTGAGTCGGCACTGGCGTTTCAATCTGCCGCTTGTTTCTATGTTGCGATCTCCGCGACCGGGAACCGAGGGAATGCGGCCGACAGCGACGGGACCACAAACCAGGCCCGTGATTATACGGACCCCGTCACGGGAGCCACGGCGCGGGTTTTCGTCGATTCATTCGGAACCCCGATAGGCTTTTTCCGGATGTCTTACGCTCCCGAACTGAATTTCTCGCCCTACACAACTGCTCTCGGGGGGAAAATTCTCAGCAACGATCCTCTCGACCCGCTGGGTCGGTTACCCGGGACATGGGCGAACACCACCACGGCGGGGAATACGCTCAGTAACGGCACGATTTTCTGGAGTTCCGTGGCGGGGTATCACATTTTCCTCACCACTCCTTCCAGCATTACCGGCAACATGCCGTGGGCTCCGCGAAATACACCCGGGGAAGTGCCTCCGGTCTATCCCGGATCGGTGAACTGGGTACCGACCCTCGTTTCCGCCGGGATGGATCGTACGTGGAACGACAACGGAACTTTGGGTTTCTTCGGCGGTGACAACATCGTCAGCTTCCGGCTCCGCCGCCAAGGCGCACGGGGGGATTTCTAA